Proteins co-encoded in one Thermodesulfobacteriota bacterium genomic window:
- a CDS encoding UPF0175 family protein — protein MPVLSLPYPDDLLVTSGKDPHALEEELLFLLAVKLFELHRLSLGKAAEFCRMPTVRFMFELGRLQVPVMNLHDDQIADELRDA, from the coding sequence ATGCCAGTCTTGTCCCTGCCCTATCCGGACGACCTGCTTGTCACTTCTGGCAAGGACCCGCACGCGTTGGAAGAAGAGCTCCTCTTCCTTCTTGCCGTCAAGCTCTTCGAGCTTCATCGGCTTTCCCTGGGCAAGGCGGCAGAGTTCTGCCGCATGCCCACGGTGCGCTTCATGTTTGAGCTGGGACGGCTGCAGGTGCCGGTGATGAACCTCCATGACGATCAGATCGCCGACGAGTTGCGGGATGCATGA
- a CDS encoding DUF3368 domain-containing protein, with protein MHEETVVGDSSPLIALAIIDQLALLPQLYARVVVPQEVWEEVTVRGAGLPGALELRQLSWLKVEYPPVDLLLPLTVLVGRGEAQAIALALARPGSTALLDDALARRVAERFGVKRIGTLGLLRRAKQRGLIEAIKPFVQQLQANGIFIRQSLVEAVLQDVGEWP; from the coding sequence ATGCATGAAGAGACCGTCGTAGGTGACAGCAGTCCCCTCATCGCCCTGGCGATCATCGATCAGCTGGCGTTGTTGCCACAGCTCTATGCCCGGGTCGTGGTCCCGCAAGAGGTCTGGGAGGAGGTGACCGTGAGAGGGGCAGGATTGCCTGGTGCCCTTGAACTGCGTCAGCTGTCCTGGCTCAAGGTCGAGTATCCACCGGTGGACCTGTTGTTGCCATTGACCGTACTGGTCGGGCGCGGTGAAGCCCAGGCTATTGCCTTGGCGCTGGCCCGGCCGGGGAGTACCGCCCTGCTGGATGATGCGCTTGCCCGGCGGGTGGCGGAGCGGTTCGGCGTCAAGAGAATCGGCACCCTGGGGTTGCTGCGCAGGGCCAAACAAAGAGGTCTTATCGAGGCGATCAAGCCCTTTGTCCAGCAGTTGCAGGCCAACGGCATCTTCATCCGTCAGAGTCTTGTTGAGGCCGTCTTGCAAGATGTCGGTGAATGGCCGTGA